GCGATCATTCAATCGAAATCACCGTCTGGTTCTTGGCCTTCAACGAAGCATCATATGCTATGCTCGCATCATCGCTCGCATCCGGTTCTGTGGAGTCCGCCGCAACGGAAATCATTTCCAGCATACCTTGTACGTTCAGAAACTCTTCAACCAGCCGTTCTTCCTCTTTCAGCTTGGTAGCCAGCTTTGCGAAGCTCTTGCCGACGATGGTGCCGTTAAATTCGTTAAATTTATCTTCGTACACATCAAGCAGTACGTTAGCCGCATCAATCAGCGTCGGTGTGAAGCGATGATCGCCAATGTGACGCGTGATGAAGAGTATGAACTTCATGAGGAAGTCTTGATTACGATCAGCCAGCGCTCGATGTAATCCCTTGCGTCTTATTAGTTCCTTGATCAGAGCAACCGTCTTCTCTGGCCACTTTCCGATGACCGAGGGTAACATGACCGAGTTCAGTGCCTTGCTGTACTCGTACTGTCGCAACATGCGATCGTGACCTTCGATGCGTTCATGGCGGAACTCTTCCAACTGCTCATCGGCCGCTTCGTAGATCTGGTGGTACCGGCTACTGCGCGAGCGACTTTTCTGTGGTTCATCCTTTTCCCGTGGATCCAACTCGCGCCGGTAAATGGCGATCAACCCATCGACCAGCCCCGTAACCAGTGTGTCGTCGTTCTTGGAAATACCGAGACTGAGGATCGCATTCGAGCTGTCGATCGTGTGCACCACCTGGTAGGTAGCGATATCGTACACCTTCACGTGGCGATCCAAACTGCCCGAAAGCAACCGTTTACCGTCATTCGCCAGCTGCAGGCAGGTGACGGTTTTGTGGTGCTGTGAGAGTTGTGCCAACTTGCGACCTCCAGCAAGTGCATCGTACACGTTCACGGAGGTACCGCCGGCACTGATGAAGATGCCACCGCTCGGTAGGAACACCAACGACTCCACCGGGTGGCCGTGATCTACGCTCAAGACACACTCCTTCATCCGCGTATCGTACATGTTGATCTTACGGTCGTAACCACCGGACAAGATGACATTCTGGCTAACCGGGCTAGTACAGCCGGCCCGCACGTAGTCGCTGTGTTCCGCATACGTGCTTAGCCCTTGTTCGGTTGCGATGTCCCAGTAGCGCACAGTGCGATCGTCCGAGTAACTGGCAACGTGTAGACCGTCCGATGTGAAGAACGTTCGGTGGACCGGTCCCTTGTGGCC
The sequence above is a segment of the Anopheles darlingi chromosome 2, idAnoDarlMG_H_01, whole genome shotgun sequence genome. Coding sequences within it:
- the LOC125951043 gene encoding U3 small nucleolar RNA-associated protein 15 homolog, which produces MAQFKKTDAKIYSKTATIQSPDTIYWKKLGVPSLVKEFGAIDYIDFSPVEPYLFAVTASVRVQIYNPVTKLVVKNITKFQEGAHGGSFRKDGNLLVAGDDLGKVRLFDVSTKMFLRFFEGHKGPVHRTFFTSDGLHVASYSDDRTVRYWDIATEQGLSTYAEHSDYVRAGCTSPVSQNVILSGGYDRKINMYDTRMKECVLSVDHGHPVESLVFLPSGGIFISAGGTSVNVYDALAGGRKLAQLSQHHKTVTCLQLANDGKRLLSGSLDRHVKVYDIATYQVVHTIDSSNAILSLGISKNDDTLVTGLVDGLIAIYRRELDPREKDEPQKSRSRSSRYHQIYEAADEQLEEFRHERIEGHDRMLRQYEYSKALNSVMLPSVIGKWPEKTVALIKELIRRKGLHRALADRNQDFLMKFILFITRHIGDHRFTPTLIDAANVLLDVYEDKFNEFNGTIVGKSFAKLATKLKEEERLVEEFLNVQGMLEMISVAADSTEPDASDDASIAYDASLKAKNQTVISIE